ATGGGCCACGCGCGCGGCGTGACCGGAAAAAGGCGTTATGCTGTGAGGACGCGCGCCTATTCGCGCGCGCGATCGGCCTTCAGCTGGACCGGAGCGGGCGCGACGACGATAACCGGACGATCGCACGGCTTACGCTGCGAGCCGCTTTCATCGCCTGCCCGCATCAGGATCGGCGGGCGCTGGACGACGACTTTGCAATCGGCAGCATCATCACTCGCCAGCACCGTCACCACATCGGCGCGCGCCGCAATAGCGGGCTGGGCCGAGAGGCCAAGGCCGGAAATCACGGCCAGCAGGGTGAGCAATTGGCGAAGCATAGCTATGTCTCAGATAGCGGTCTTTTTCTTAAAGTCCACTGACCAAGCGCCAGCTTTGCGAGAATTGCACTGTTGGCGAAGGCCTCTCGCCATCGTAGTGGACGGGACAATGGACCTCGAACCCTCCCCCCTCGCCCAGCCTTTTCCCGATATGCCGCAAATCGACGGCATTATGCTGCGCGTTGCGCGCGCGGGCTATAAAAATTGGGACCGTGCCGACCTGACTTTTATTGAACTAGCCGAGGGCACGGCTCTTGCGGGGGTTTTCACGCGCAATGTCTGCTGTTCGACCGAGGTGGAAATGGGCCGCGAACAGGTTGTGCTTGGCCGCGCGCGGGCGCTGGTGGTGAATGCGGGCAATTCCAACGCCTTTACCGGCCATCGCGGGCGCGAGGCGGTGGAACAGATCATGGCGCAGGTCGCCGCGCATCTGGATTGCAACCCGTCCGACGTACTTGTTTCCTCGACGGGCGTGATCGGCGTGCCACTGCCGAAAGACAAAGCCCGTGACGGTGTTGCAGCAGCGCTCACTGCCGATGAGGTTTCGTGGGAGGAGGCAGCTCTAAGTATCGGGACAACCGATACTTTTGCAAAAGGCGCGACCGCCTCTGCCATGATTGGCGATACGCGCGTGACGCTGAACGGCATCATCAAGGGCAGCGGCATGATTGCGCCCGATATGGCGACCATGCTGGGCTACATCTTCACCGATGCAGCGGTCGATCCGGCATTTCTGCAGCAATGCCTTACCGCCGCGAACCGGCGCAGCTTTTCCTGCATCACTGTCGATAGCGATACCTCCACCAGCGACACGGTCTTGGCCTTTGCGACCGGCAAAGCGGGCAATCCGCTGCTCTCCTCTTTCGACGATGCGGGTGCGGATGCCTTCATGGCTGCGCTGGACGATGTGTGCCGCCAACTCGCTCACCTGGTCGTTCGCGACGGCGAGGGCGCGCAGAAATTCATAACCGTCAGCGTCCAGGGCGCTGTGGACGATGACAGCGCGCGCCGCATCGGGCTGGCGGTTGCCAAATCGCCGCTGGTGAAGACCGCGATCGCCGGTGGCGATGCCAATTGGGGCCGCGTGGTTATGGCCGTGGGCAAGGCAGGCGAACCGGCGGACCGCGACAAGCTTGGCATCGCCTTTGCCGGGCATTGGGCGGCGCGCGATGGGCTGCCGCTTCCCGATTACGACGAAGCGCCTGTGGCGCGGCATCTGGAGGGGCGCGAGGTGGATCTGACAGTCGATATCGGCATCGGCGAAGGCCGCGCGACGGTCTGGACCTGCGATCTGACGCACGGCTACATCAGCATCAATGCGGATTATCGCAGCTGATCCGATCATCCGTTCGTGCTGAGCTTGTCGAAGTGCGAATGTGCCAACGCCCTTCGACAAGCTCAGGACGAACGGCAGCACTTATGGCCACTTTAGACAGACATATTCAGGCCCTAGTCGAGCGCGTCACCCGCGACATCATCCTGCCGCGCTACCGCAATCTTGCCAGCGGCGATGTGGAGGATAAGGGCGGCGGGGATCCGGTGACAGTGGCCGACAAGGAAAGCGAAGCGGCGTTGCGCGAAGGTCTTTCAACGCTAGCGCCCGGCGTCGCATTCGTTGGAGAAGAGCTCGTCCACGCCGATCCGGCTACGCTCGAGCATCTGAAAGGCGATTGCTGGATCGTCGATCCCATCGACGGCACGCGCAATTTTGCCAGCGGACAGCCGCCTTTCGGCATTTTGATCGCTCGCGCCGAGGGAGGTCTCGCGCAAAGCGGCTGGATTTACGATTGCCTGACGGGGCGCTTCTGCATCGCCCATCGCGGCGCAGGTGCCTTTGTCGATGGTGCGCGTGTTACCGCCCGAACATCCGGCGACGACATGCCGGTGGCGGCGATTTCGCTGGTCTATATGGACGATGCCCAGCGAGAGGCGGTGAAACAGCAGATCTGCCCGCACTATTCGCTAGTCGACATCCCCTATTGCGCGGCGGAGCAATATCCGCGGCTCGCGCTGGGGCAGAACGACGTGTCAATCTTCGAGCGCACGCTTGCATGGGACCATGCGGCGGGCGTGCTATGGTTGGAGGAAGCGGGCGGCAAGGCTGCGCGCCATGACGGCTCAGCCTACCGCGTAGACGAATGGGAGCGGACAGGCCTGATCGGCGCGGCCAGCCCCGCCCTGTGGGAGGAAATGGCCGCGCGATTGCAGAGTCTCGCCTAGAGCTGTCCTTCCAGCCAGCCCTTCAGCGCGTTCTTGGGCGCCGCGCCCGCCTGCTGCGCCACCGGCTGGCCATCCTTGAACAGGACCAGGAACGGGATGGACTGCACGCCCATCTTCCCCGGCACGTCCGGATTTTCCATGATGTCCATCTTGGCGATGGTGACTTTGTCGGAAAGTTCGTCCGAAATCTCTTCCAGCGCGGGCGCGATCATCTTGCACGGGCCGCACCATTCGGCCCAGAAATCCACCAGAACCGGCTTGTCGGAATCCAGCACATCGGCCTGGAAGCTCGCATCGGTGACGTTGACGGTGGCCATTCATATTCTCCTGATCTGTCTTGGCACCCTACCTAGGCGCGCTGCTGTGTGACTCAACCGCCAAGGCGCAAAAGCTTTCCTGCACCCCGCCCCTAGCCCGGCTTGTGCGCGGCGAGGATGTCGGCGGGGATAGCGATGAGCTGCGGCGTTTGCGTGTAGAGCACGGCCGCCTCCACCGCGCGGTCGGGGTAGATAACCTGCAAGGCCGCGACATAGGCCGCCATCTGTCGCAGCGTGCTTTGCGGAACCTGCTCCAGCGACGCCGGCGGGCGGCGCGCAGTCTTGAAATCGGCGACCAGCACGCGCTCCGGCGTGACGAGCAGCCTGTCTGCCGTGCCAGCGATCACTTGTTCGCCCACCGTGGCGGCGAGCGGCACTTCCGCGAGCGCGGACGGGCCGAAGAGCTCGCGCCATTCGCCAGCATCCATCACGGCGAGCGCACGGTCCAGCATCTCCGCGCGTTCTTCCGACGAGAGGGCTGGGCCATGTCGTTCCAGCCATGCCCGCCCCGCACTTTCGCGCATATCGACGGGCACATCCGGCAAGCGCTCCAGAAGAGCGTGGATCAGGACTCCGCGCCGTGCGGCGATGGCAGCCTGCTCCGGCGGTAAAGGCGGATCGGCACCCGCCTCATCCGCGCTGGCGGACGGCGCGAGCGGACGCGGCGGGCGCGGTTCCTCGCCAACCGGCCGCATGGCCCAAGCCGGTAGCGGCTCATGTATATCGAGAGCCTGCTGCGTCCTGTGCGGAACGGACGGCGCACGCCTGACCTCCTCCAGACGCCAGCCCCAGATGTCGTCCTCAAGCGGCGCGGCATCGAAGAGCGGCGCGAGCCGCGCGTACCAGCTATCGGGTGCGGGCTCTTTCTCGCGCTTGCCTAGCGCACCGCCGATAAACAGCGCTTCCTCGGCGCGAGTCATGGCGACGTAAAGCAGGCGCCAATGCTCCTGGCGCTCGGCGGCTTTCATGGCTTCTGCGGCATCCGCAATACGCCCAACCCGCTCTTCGGACCGAAGCCCCGGCAGCGGGATGGTGCGCGCCGTGTCGTTGCCCGGCAGTTCCTCGTCCAGTTCCAGGCCGGATGCGCGCGAGGCATCGGGATCGCCGGTCGCATCGGCGAGAATGACGATGGGCGCTTGCAAGCCTTTGGAGCCATGCACGGTCATAACCCGTACCATGTCGCCCGCGCCCTCGGCTTCGCGCTTCAGCTCGCCATCGCCGGCATCGAACCAGCGGATGAAACCCTGCAAGCTCGGCGTGTTGGAGGCGGTGAATTGCTGTGCGGCGTTGAGCAGCTCGTCAATCGGATCGTTCGCCTCTCGCCCGAGACGCGCCACGAGCCGCCCGCGCGCTTGCCATGGCCCGGTCAGCATCCAGTGCATCAGCGCCTGCGGCGGTTCGTAATCGGCGCGTTCAAGCAGGCGACCGAGCGCTTCGACAGCTTCGCGCGGTTTGGCATCGTCCAGATCGCGCAGGTGATCCCATAAAGCGCGCTTTTCCGGGCGAGCCGCATAGCGAAGCAAGTCGTCCTGGCCCCAACCGAAGATCGGTGAAACGAGCAGGCATGCAAGGCTGAGGTCATCGCGCGGCTGCACGGCGAAACGCAATGCGGCCATCAGGTCTTTCACCGCCAGTGGCGCGCCGAGCCGCAGGCGGTCTACACCTGCCACCGGCACGCCTGCCGCGTGCAGCTTTGCAACGATGAGGCCCGCCAGCTCCTTGCGCTTGCGCACCAGCACCATGAAATCGCCCGGCGTCGCGTTGCGCGGCGTATCGCCTTTCACCAGCGTGAAGCCGCCATCCCACATGCGGCGGATCTGCAATGCAATCTTCTCCGCCATGCGGCGCTCCGGCTCGGACACGCCGATCTCCGGACCGTCGCCACCTTCGATCTCGACTTCGTCCGGATGCCCGGGGACGGGCTGCCATAGCGTGACAAGGCCCGCGCGGTCCTGCCCCTCATGCGGTTCCGGCGCATCGCGCAGGCCGAAATTCTCATGGCCGATGGCTTGGATGGCCTCGTCCACGAAGCGTAGCACGTTGTCGGCGGTGCGGTAGGACCGGCCAAGCCCCAAATCCTGCAATTCGCGCGCAATGACGCGACCCCGCATCTGTACGGCGCTTTCGACCCAGTCGGACAATCGCTTCGCGTAGGATGCGCGCGCGGCAGCGAAATTCTCCGGGCTGGTGCCCTGAAAGCGGAAAATCGCCTGCTTGTAATCCCCCACAACGAAGATCGTGCGCACCCGCTCGCCCGCCTGCCCTTCCCCGCTGAAGAAGTCGTCCGTCAGCGCATCGACGATAGCCCATTGCGCGGCATTGGTATCCTGCGCCTCGTCGACGAGGATGTGGTCGAAGCGCCGGTCCAGCTTGTAGCGGATCCAGGCGGACATATCCTCGCACTTCACCAGCTGCGCGGCCTTGGCGATCAGATCGTCGAAATCGACCAGCCCCTCGCGTGCTTTCGCGTCCTCCCAGCGAAGGGCGAACAACCGCCCGACTTCGAGCGCGGGTGTAATGATGTCGACAAGATCCAGCAGGGTCGCCTGCTCGGCGATGGACAGCAATTGCTCGCGCAGCCGGTCCGCAGCGGCCAGCGCGTCCGGATCGACCTTCTCGACCGATTTGGCGTATTTGGGCACACCTTCCTTATTGAAGATCGCGCCCAACAGATCGGCACATCCGGCCAATCGCGCCGCCGCATTGCCGGCCAGCCATGCTTCGATCGGTTCCGCGATGCCCAGGCCGGATTTCGTCCCCCAGCCCGCATAGGCGGCCAGGACTTGCTGCAAATCTTGCACATCGAATCGCGGCGTGATGCATGTCGCGGAGAGGCTTTCACGGCTTGCGTCGGCGTCGAGCCCGATCAGGCGCTTTACGCGCGGTTCCATTGGCGGCTGCCAAGCGCCGGGTCCGAACCACGCATCGCGCATGGCCGCGCAGCGCATCATCCAGCTTCGCGCGCCATCCGGGCCCATCCGCAACGAAAGCGCCTCAAGCGCCGCGCGTGCTTGAGGGCTGGTGTCTTCCCACTCAACGAGCAACTCGCGCAACACG
This sequence is a window from Aurantiacibacter gangjinensis. Protein-coding genes within it:
- a CDS encoding inositol monophosphatase family protein — its product is MATLDRHIQALVERVTRDIILPRYRNLASGDVEDKGGGDPVTVADKESEAALREGLSTLAPGVAFVGEELVHADPATLEHLKGDCWIVDPIDGTRNFASGQPPFGILIARAEGGLAQSGWIYDCLTGRFCIAHRGAGAFVDGARVTARTSGDDMPVAAISLVYMDDAQREAVKQQICPHYSLVDIPYCAAEQYPRLALGQNDVSIFERTLAWDHAAGVLWLEEAGGKAARHDGSAYRVDEWERTGLIGAASPALWEEMAARLQSLA
- the argJ gene encoding bifunctional glutamate N-acetyltransferase/amino-acid acetyltransferase ArgJ, giving the protein MDLEPSPLAQPFPDMPQIDGIMLRVARAGYKNWDRADLTFIELAEGTALAGVFTRNVCCSTEVEMGREQVVLGRARALVVNAGNSNAFTGHRGREAVEQIMAQVAAHLDCNPSDVLVSSTGVIGVPLPKDKARDGVAAALTADEVSWEEAALSIGTTDTFAKGATASAMIGDTRVTLNGIIKGSGMIAPDMATMLGYIFTDAAVDPAFLQQCLTAANRRSFSCITVDSDTSTSDTVLAFATGKAGNPLLSSFDDAGADAFMAALDDVCRQLAHLVVRDGEGAQKFITVSVQGAVDDDSARRIGLAVAKSPLVKTAIAGGDANWGRVVMAVGKAGEPADRDKLGIAFAGHWAARDGLPLPDYDEAPVARHLEGREVDLTVDIGIGEGRATVWTCDLTHGYISINADYRS
- the trxA gene encoding thioredoxin; this encodes MATVNVTDASFQADVLDSDKPVLVDFWAEWCGPCKMIAPALEEISDELSDKVTIAKMDIMENPDVPGKMGVQSIPFLVLFKDGQPVAQQAGAAPKNALKGWLEGQL
- the addA gene encoding double-strand break repair helicase AddA, whose protein sequence is MAGPRGEGGVSGKVFPLEDNQAAAVDPRDSVWLSASAGTGKTQVLSARVLRLLLEPGVRPEQVLCLTFTKAGAAEMATRVNEVLANWVRMDSELLAADLRAIGADFDPDTIARARTLFASVLDCPGGGLRIDTIHAFSQWLLAAFPQEAGLTPGTRPMEDRDRDLLAERVLRELLVEWEDTSPQARAALEALSLRMGPDGARSWMMRCAAMRDAWFGPGAWQPPMEPRVKRLIGLDADASRESLSATCITPRFDVQDLQQVLAAYAGWGTKSGLGIAEPIEAWLAGNAAARLAGCADLLGAIFNKEGVPKYAKSVEKVDPDALAAADRLREQLLSIAEQATLLDLVDIITPALEVGRLFALRWEDAKAREGLVDFDDLIAKAAQLVKCEDMSAWIRYKLDRRFDHILVDEAQDTNAAQWAIVDALTDDFFSGEGQAGERVRTIFVVGDYKQAIFRFQGTSPENFAAARASYAKRLSDWVESAVQMRGRVIARELQDLGLGRSYRTADNVLRFVDEAIQAIGHENFGLRDAPEPHEGQDRAGLVTLWQPVPGHPDEVEIEGGDGPEIGVSEPERRMAEKIALQIRRMWDGGFTLVKGDTPRNATPGDFMVLVRKRKELAGLIVAKLHAAGVPVAGVDRLRLGAPLAVKDLMAALRFAVQPRDDLSLACLLVSPIFGWGQDDLLRYAARPEKRALWDHLRDLDDAKPREAVEALGRLLERADYEPPQALMHWMLTGPWQARGRLVARLGREANDPIDELLNAAQQFTASNTPSLQGFIRWFDAGDGELKREAEGAGDMVRVMTVHGSKGLQAPIVILADATGDPDASRASGLELDEELPGNDTARTIPLPGLRSEERVGRIADAAEAMKAAERQEHWRLLYVAMTRAEEALFIGGALGKREKEPAPDSWYARLAPLFDAAPLEDDIWGWRLEEVRRAPSVPHRTQQALDIHEPLPAWAMRPVGEEPRPPRPLAPSASADEAGADPPLPPEQAAIAARRGVLIHALLERLPDVPVDMRESAGRAWLERHGPALSSEERAEMLDRALAVMDAGEWRELFGPSALAEVPLAATVGEQVIAGTADRLLVTPERVLVADFKTARRPPASLEQVPQSTLRQMAAYVAALQVIYPDRAVEAAVLYTQTPQLIAIPADILAAHKPG